The following coding sequences lie in one Peribacillus frigoritolerans genomic window:
- a CDS encoding peptidylprolyl isomerase, giving the protein MTNFPQLTSEVLENEKAVIMQTTMGDIKIKLFPELAPKTVENFLTHAENGYYEGIIFHRVIKDFMLQGGDPTGTGMGGESIWGTPFEDEFSMQLFNLRGALSMANAGPGTNGSQFFVVQAQHVDSRMGEQMKQAGYPEEIISAYMEQGGTPWLDHKHSVFGQVVEGMDVVDTIANVETVAGDKPAVDVVIKGITIL; this is encoded by the coding sequence ATGACAAACTTTCCACAATTAACAAGTGAAGTTTTGGAAAATGAAAAAGCGGTCATCATGCAAACGACGATGGGCGATATTAAAATTAAACTATTCCCTGAACTGGCTCCAAAGACGGTGGAGAATTTCTTGACACATGCTGAAAACGGATATTACGAAGGAATCATCTTTCACCGTGTCATCAAGGATTTCATGCTTCAAGGCGGAGATCCGACAGGCACTGGAATGGGTGGAGAAAGTATCTGGGGAACTCCATTTGAGGACGAGTTCTCCATGCAATTATTCAATTTGCGAGGTGCTCTTTCCATGGCGAATGCAGGCCCAGGAACAAACGGCAGCCAATTCTTCGTTGTACAAGCCCAGCATGTGGACAGCAGGATGGGTGAGCAAATGAAGCAAGCCGGTTATCCGGAAGAAATCATCAGTGCTTATATGGAGCAAGGCGGCACACCATGGCTGGATCATAAACACTCTGTCTTTGGACAAGTGGTCGAAGGCATGGACGTTGTTGATACGATTGCTAACGTAGAGACAGTTGCGGGAGACAAGCCTGCAGTGGACGTGGTCATTAAAGGAATCACCATTTTATAA
- a CDS encoding kinase-associated lipoprotein B, which produces MSEQDFKIGDKVTAIYKTGKYIGEVTDIRPAAYLVKVLAVLKHPMQGDLHNPKQTEVSMFHQRRALAFREQTNVPKNMVRNFNEEIPEYKESLREAVEKMKGTLSEAQTEWNDKSLQLLEDLAADYFK; this is translated from the coding sequence ATGTCAGAACAGGATTTTAAAATCGGCGATAAGGTTACCGCCATATATAAAACTGGAAAATACATCGGGGAAGTCACCGATATCAGACCTGCTGCATATCTTGTTAAAGTGTTGGCTGTCTTGAAGCATCCCATGCAGGGAGATCTTCATAACCCGAAGCAAACGGAAGTGTCCATGTTCCATCAGCGGCGTGCTCTAGCTTTCCGGGAGCAAACCAATGTACCAAAGAATATGGTCAGGAACTTTAATGAGGAGATTCCTGAGTATAAGGAATCCTTAAGAGAAGCTGTTGAGAAAATGAAAGGCACTTTAAGCGAAGCCCAAACAGAGTGGAATGATAAAAGCTTACAGTTGCTTGAAGATCTAGCGGCGGATTATTTTAAATAA
- the kapD gene encoding 3'-5' exonuclease KapD encodes MEEQQQYVFIDFEFTMPEGKANPVGFYPEIIEVGLVTVINETIQEQFSSFVNPMKFPVLTGRCKKFLNITQDQVDRGISFEELVNLLKKIDEQHPTTIVTWGNMDMKVLRQNCQKAGLDFPFSGKQSDLCLEYKRFFGDQNQTGLWKAVQAYGKEGTGKHHRALDDAITTYNIFKLVEKDKSYMKNHEPTTIGDRIDLSKVLNHLAL; translated from the coding sequence ATGGAGGAACAACAGCAATATGTATTCATTGATTTTGAATTTACGATGCCGGAAGGAAAAGCCAATCCAGTAGGGTTTTATCCGGAAATCATTGAGGTTGGCTTAGTCACCGTCATTAATGAGACCATTCAGGAACAATTCTCATCTTTTGTTAACCCAATGAAATTTCCAGTCTTAACGGGAAGATGCAAAAAGTTCTTGAACATTACCCAGGATCAGGTGGACCGGGGGATTTCATTTGAAGAGCTGGTTAATTTATTGAAGAAAATTGATGAGCAGCACCCGACGACGATTGTTACCTGGGGAAATATGGACATGAAGGTACTTCGCCAGAACTGTCAGAAAGCAGGATTGGATTTCCCTTTTTCAGGGAAACAAAGCGATCTTTGCCTGGAGTATAAACGCTTTTTCGGGGATCAAAATCAAACCGGGCTTTGGAAAGCTGTACAGGCCTATGGCAAGGAAGGGACAGGCAAGCATCACCGGGCGCTGGATGATGCGATTACGACATATAATATCTTTAAGCTAGTGGAGAAAGATAAAAGTTATATGAAAAATCATGAACCGACGACAATTGGCGATCGCATTGATTTATCAAAAGTATTGAATCATTTAGCGTTATAA